A single window of Scylla paramamosain isolate STU-SP2022 chromosome 41, ASM3559412v1, whole genome shotgun sequence DNA harbors:
- the LOC135093008 gene encoding protein IWS1 homolog isoform X1 → MESAEEDGRSSPSAGEDSDNESMKSVASRTSRASRASASSRASRRSSVSSAANASDDEAGRRSGVGSDSEVEERRSVMDSDEEDNTGRQEDEGGKKDGSPPSSPPMDRPSSPRDDQDEEKKKVSEEVFGASDSEGEGAKAGGVSPRSPRSPRSSPRASPPQSPARSKSGSRSRSRSRSRSKSGSRSRSRSKSGSRSRSRSKSGSRSRSRSKSGSRSRSRSKSGSRSRSRSKSGSRSRSRSKSGSRSRSRSKSGSRSRSRSKSRSRSRSRSKSRSRSRSGSRSKSRSRSRSRSGSSRSRSRSRSRSRSRSRSRSGSRSGSARSRSGSSRSRSRSRSRSKSGSRSGSGSPRKRKVLSDSGGSDSDIGKRKKQVKRKKRSSGSGSGSGRVSDSDDEAPRHKKPAGKRRKKAMLSGSDSDSSGPERGKKNKGSGLESGGEGAPPGSPVPGEGVEEGPEGGEKALPQLSDSDDEAIRQQAKNSDEQYFVNDFDMMMAKKKEEGGKLRRRKNNVDIINDNEEHIAIIVKRMRQAAEEDRMLNEKHLPATKKIAMLNLAMSQINKHNLIEGFLDANILSALTDWLAPMPDRSLPAAKIREAVIKWLTQLPPLSQDMLKTSGIGKAIMYLYKHPKELKLNKDRCGRLISMWSRPIFNVSDDFKSLSREERLQRDLDLHQASGVTKKDELQFDESGKPLRPGDPGWCYRARVPLPSVKDYVNRPKWKSEVDLSRGSKKEMNRLEKQMRAFQEKKRMSKARRAVSISIEGRNMAL, encoded by the exons aTGGAGTCAG ctgAAGAAGATGGGCGCTCCAGTCCCTCAGCAGGGGAGGATTCTGACAACGAGTCCATGAAGTCGGTCGCCTCCCGCACCTCCAGGGCCTCCCGCGCTTCTGCCTCCTCCAGGGCCTCCCGCCGCTCCAGTGTCAGCAGTGCCGCCAATGCCAGTGACGACGAGGCTGGCCGACG GTCAGGGGTCGGCAGCGAcagtgaggtggaggagagacggTCGGTGATGGACAGCGACGAGGAAGACAACACCGGGAGACAAGAAGACGAGGGGGGGAAGAAGGATGGCAGCCCTCCCTCCTCGCCCCCCATGGaccgcccctcctccccccgcgACGAccaggatgaggagaagaagaaagtgtcGGAGGAGGTTTTCGGGGCATCAGACTCAGAGGGGGAGGGGGCCAAGGCAGGCGGGGTCAGTCCAAGGTCACCAAGGTCACCAAGATCATCACCGCGTGCCTCCCCACCTCAGAGTCCCGCTAGGTCAAAATCTGGGTCTCGTTCCAGGTCAAGATCAAGATCCAGGTCGAAATCTGGCTCAAGATCAAGGTCAAGATCGAAATCTGGGTCACGTTCAAGGTCAAGATCGAAGTCTGGGTCACGCTCAAGGTCAAGATCGAAATCCGGGTCACGTTCAAGGTCGAGGTCAAAGTCAGGGTCACGTTCAAGATCGAGGTCAAAGTCTGGGTCAAGATCACGGTCAAGATCAAAGTCTGGATCCCGTTCTAGGTCAAGATCGAAGTCAGGCTCAAGGTCAAGGTCAAGATCGAAGTCCAGGTCGCGTTCCAGGTCAAGGTCGAAGTCCAGGTCGCGCTCCAGGTCTGGGTCAAGGTCCAAATCAAGGTCCAGGTCAAGGTCACGCTCAGGAAGTTCCCGTAGCAGGTCACGATCGAGGTCAAGGTCAAGGTCGAGGTCAAGAAGCCGGTCTGGGTCACGGAGTGGATCTGCCAG GTCACGGAGCGGCAGCAGCAGGTCACGCTCAAGATCACGCTCCAGGTCAAAGTCAGGGTCGAGGTCAGGCAGTGGGTCGCCTCGGAAACGCAAGGTGCTGTCGGATTCCGGTGGATCGGATTCGGATATCGGAAAGCGGAAgaag caggtgaagaggaagaagaggagcagtggAAGTGGTTCAGGGTCAGGGAGGGTCAGCGACTCAGATGACGAGGCTCCGAGACACAAGAAGCCagctgggaagaggaggaagaaggccaTGCTGAGTGGGAGTGACAGTGACAGCAGTGGGccagag AGAGGCAAGAAGAACAAGGGGAGTGGATTAGAGTCAGGGGGTGAGGGAGCGCCACCAGGGAGCCCCGTGCCTGgcgagggggtggaggaggggccGGAGGGTGGTGAGAAG gCACTCCCGCAGCTCTCAGACAGCGACGATGAGGCAATCAGGCAGCAGGCGAAGAACAGTGACGAGCAGTACTTTGTAAATGATTTTGATATGATGATGgccaagaagaaggaggagggaggcaagctGAGGCGACGCAAGAATAACGTTGACATCATCAATGATAATGAGGAGCACATTGCCATCATCGTCAagagg ATGCGTCAGGCAGCAGAGGAGGACCGGATGCTGAACGAGAAGCACCTGCCAGCCACTAAAAAGATCGCAATGCTCAACTTGGCCATGAGTCAGATCAACAAGCACAACTTAATCGAGGGGTTCCTGGACGCCAACATCCTCTCTGCCctcactgactggctggcccCCATGCCCGACCGCTCCCTGCCGGCTGCCAAGATCAGGGAGGCTGTCATCAAGTGGCTGACGCAG CTGCCGCCACTCTCGCAGGACATGCTGAAGACGTCGGGCATCGGTAAGGCCATCATGTACCTGTACAAGCACCCCAAGGAGCTTAAGCTGAACAAGGACCGTTGTGGCCGCCTCATCTCCATGTGGTCGCGTCCTATCTTCAACGTGTCCGACGACTTCAAGA gtCTGAGCCGAGAGGAACGTCTGCAGCGGGACCTGGACTTGCATCAGGCGTCGGGGGTCACCAAGAAGGACGAGCTGCAGTTTGATGAGtcagg GAAGCCCCTCAGACCTGGAGACCCTGGCTGGTGCTATCGTGCCCGTGTGCCCCTGCCCTCTGTCAAGGACTACGTCAACAGGCCCAAGTGGAAGTCAGAGGTGGATCTTAGCCgg GGTTCCAAGAAGGAGATGAACCGCCTGGAGAAGCAGATGCGGGCGTTccaggagaagaagaggatgtcCAAGGCCAGGCGAGCCGTGTCCATCAGCATTGAGGGCCGCAACATGGCACTCTGA
- the LOC135093008 gene encoding protein IWS1 homolog isoform X2, producing the protein MESAEEDGRSSPSAGEDSDNESMKSVASRTSRASRASASSRASRRSSVSSAANASDDEAGRRSGVGSDSEVEERRSVMDSDEEDNTGRQEDEGGKKDGSPPSSPPMDRPSSPRDDQDEEKKKVSEEVFGASDSEGEGAKAGGVSPRSPRSPRSSPRASPPQSPARSKSGSRSRSRSRSRSKSGSRSRSRSKSGSRSRSRSKSGSRSRSRSKSGSRSRSRSKSGSRSRSRSKSGSRSRSRSKSGSRSRSRSKSGSRSRSRSKSRSRSRSRSKSRSRSRSGSRSKSRSRSRSRSGSSRSRSRSRSRSRSRSRSRSGSRSGSARSRSGSSRSRSRSRSRSKSGSRSGSGSPRKRKVLSDSGGSDSDIGKRKKVKRKKRSSGSGSGSGRVSDSDDEAPRHKKPAGKRRKKAMLSGSDSDSSGPERGKKNKGSGLESGGEGAPPGSPVPGEGVEEGPEGGEKALPQLSDSDDEAIRQQAKNSDEQYFVNDFDMMMAKKKEEGGKLRRRKNNVDIINDNEEHIAIIVKRMRQAAEEDRMLNEKHLPATKKIAMLNLAMSQINKHNLIEGFLDANILSALTDWLAPMPDRSLPAAKIREAVIKWLTQLPPLSQDMLKTSGIGKAIMYLYKHPKELKLNKDRCGRLISMWSRPIFNVSDDFKSLSREERLQRDLDLHQASGVTKKDELQFDESGKPLRPGDPGWCYRARVPLPSVKDYVNRPKWKSEVDLSRGSKKEMNRLEKQMRAFQEKKRMSKARRAVSISIEGRNMAL; encoded by the exons aTGGAGTCAG ctgAAGAAGATGGGCGCTCCAGTCCCTCAGCAGGGGAGGATTCTGACAACGAGTCCATGAAGTCGGTCGCCTCCCGCACCTCCAGGGCCTCCCGCGCTTCTGCCTCCTCCAGGGCCTCCCGCCGCTCCAGTGTCAGCAGTGCCGCCAATGCCAGTGACGACGAGGCTGGCCGACG GTCAGGGGTCGGCAGCGAcagtgaggtggaggagagacggTCGGTGATGGACAGCGACGAGGAAGACAACACCGGGAGACAAGAAGACGAGGGGGGGAAGAAGGATGGCAGCCCTCCCTCCTCGCCCCCCATGGaccgcccctcctccccccgcgACGAccaggatgaggagaagaagaaagtgtcGGAGGAGGTTTTCGGGGCATCAGACTCAGAGGGGGAGGGGGCCAAGGCAGGCGGGGTCAGTCCAAGGTCACCAAGGTCACCAAGATCATCACCGCGTGCCTCCCCACCTCAGAGTCCCGCTAGGTCAAAATCTGGGTCTCGTTCCAGGTCAAGATCAAGATCCAGGTCGAAATCTGGCTCAAGATCAAGGTCAAGATCGAAATCTGGGTCACGTTCAAGGTCAAGATCGAAGTCTGGGTCACGCTCAAGGTCAAGATCGAAATCCGGGTCACGTTCAAGGTCGAGGTCAAAGTCAGGGTCACGTTCAAGATCGAGGTCAAAGTCTGGGTCAAGATCACGGTCAAGATCAAAGTCTGGATCCCGTTCTAGGTCAAGATCGAAGTCAGGCTCAAGGTCAAGGTCAAGATCGAAGTCCAGGTCGCGTTCCAGGTCAAGGTCGAAGTCCAGGTCGCGCTCCAGGTCTGGGTCAAGGTCCAAATCAAGGTCCAGGTCAAGGTCACGCTCAGGAAGTTCCCGTAGCAGGTCACGATCGAGGTCAAGGTCAAGGTCGAGGTCAAGAAGCCGGTCTGGGTCACGGAGTGGATCTGCCAG GTCACGGAGCGGCAGCAGCAGGTCACGCTCAAGATCACGCTCCAGGTCAAAGTCAGGGTCGAGGTCAGGCAGTGGGTCGCCTCGGAAACGCAAGGTGCTGTCGGATTCCGGTGGATCGGATTCGGATATCGGAAAGCGGAAgaag gtgaagaggaagaagaggagcagtggAAGTGGTTCAGGGTCAGGGAGGGTCAGCGACTCAGATGACGAGGCTCCGAGACACAAGAAGCCagctgggaagaggaggaagaaggccaTGCTGAGTGGGAGTGACAGTGACAGCAGTGGGccagag AGAGGCAAGAAGAACAAGGGGAGTGGATTAGAGTCAGGGGGTGAGGGAGCGCCACCAGGGAGCCCCGTGCCTGgcgagggggtggaggaggggccGGAGGGTGGTGAGAAG gCACTCCCGCAGCTCTCAGACAGCGACGATGAGGCAATCAGGCAGCAGGCGAAGAACAGTGACGAGCAGTACTTTGTAAATGATTTTGATATGATGATGgccaagaagaaggaggagggaggcaagctGAGGCGACGCAAGAATAACGTTGACATCATCAATGATAATGAGGAGCACATTGCCATCATCGTCAagagg ATGCGTCAGGCAGCAGAGGAGGACCGGATGCTGAACGAGAAGCACCTGCCAGCCACTAAAAAGATCGCAATGCTCAACTTGGCCATGAGTCAGATCAACAAGCACAACTTAATCGAGGGGTTCCTGGACGCCAACATCCTCTCTGCCctcactgactggctggcccCCATGCCCGACCGCTCCCTGCCGGCTGCCAAGATCAGGGAGGCTGTCATCAAGTGGCTGACGCAG CTGCCGCCACTCTCGCAGGACATGCTGAAGACGTCGGGCATCGGTAAGGCCATCATGTACCTGTACAAGCACCCCAAGGAGCTTAAGCTGAACAAGGACCGTTGTGGCCGCCTCATCTCCATGTGGTCGCGTCCTATCTTCAACGTGTCCGACGACTTCAAGA gtCTGAGCCGAGAGGAACGTCTGCAGCGGGACCTGGACTTGCATCAGGCGTCGGGGGTCACCAAGAAGGACGAGCTGCAGTTTGATGAGtcagg GAAGCCCCTCAGACCTGGAGACCCTGGCTGGTGCTATCGTGCCCGTGTGCCCCTGCCCTCTGTCAAGGACTACGTCAACAGGCCCAAGTGGAAGTCAGAGGTGGATCTTAGCCgg GGTTCCAAGAAGGAGATGAACCGCCTGGAGAAGCAGATGCGGGCGTTccaggagaagaagaggatgtcCAAGGCCAGGCGAGCCGTGTCCATCAGCATTGAGGGCCGCAACATGGCACTCTGA
- the LOC135093011 gene encoding uncharacterized protein LOC135093011 has protein sequence MMDAVLRNRDEKEERREINREEMEEVKEEEKYSDTFEDTDDENPPDEGEGGGGGEEEGGGEGGGGGGSDSYEINEKIRKICNEREIEREEELHREGGGEGGRGRGLRHRCFMNHCRERQGGGSHREERGRGGGGGGGGMREEGEEEEEERKHIRIYSESGVEAVTVDERVTKNENNEGTRIRRTDDYNFILRPPHSIHQPVPLPPLPLLTIPPSNPYPYIHPYQYHPLPYQYPQCPMNPHWTYTQPRHAVTIGGNSAKPKQYASFTKDYITGLAFLARVDRVARVMVNRSMSIVELRQCASPALCLLLLPQKREGVEEIEEDKSLQDLHSLQQTISLCSGAGRGTVTQELRNYCRSLVLAVLCPGRHHQGALLVENGVQELERRAFHDHGPSQVKYCWSFASSLCIILERLGWVPSAQ, from the exons ATGATGGATGCAGTGCTAAGAAAtagggatgagaaggaagagaggagggagataaacagagaagagatggaggaagtgaaagaagaggagaaatattcAGATACATTTGAAGACACTGATGATGAAAACCCGCCtgacgaaggagaaggaggaggaggaggagaagaagaaggaggaggagaaggaggaggaggaggaggatcagacagttatgaaatcaatgaaaaaataagaaaaatatgtaatgaaagagaaatagaaagagaagaagagctacacagagaaggaggaggagaaggaggaagaggaagaggattaagaCACAGATGCTTCATGAATCACTgcagagaaagacaaggaggaggcagtcacagagaagaaagaggaagaggaggaggaggaggaggaggaggaatgagagaagaaggagaagaggaggaggaggagagaaaacacattAGAATATATAGCGAGAGTGGCGTGGAAGCGGTGACAGTAGACGAGAGAGTGACGAAGAACGAAAACAACGAAGGGACAAGGATAAGACGCACTGATGACTACAATTTCATCCTCCGGCCACCACACAGCATACACCAACCAGTACCTTtaccgcctctccctctcttaaccatACCCCCGAGTAACCCATACCCCTATATACACCCTTACCAGTATCATCCTTTACCCTACCAGTACCCACAGTGCCCCATGAACCCACATTGGACGTATACTCAGCCCAGACACGCGGTAACTATCGGAGGTAACTCAGCGAAGCCAAAACAGTATGCGTCTTTCACTAAGGATTACATAACTGGCCTTGCGTTCTTGGCCAGGGTCGACAGGGTGGCCAGAGTGATGGTTAATAGAAGTATGTCTATCGTGGAACTCCGTCAGTGTGCCTCGCCAGctctgtgtctcctcctcctgccgcagAAAAGAGAGGGggtggaagaaatagaggaggataAAAGCTTGCAAGATCTTCACAGCCTCCAGCAGACTATATCCCTGTGCTCTGGGGCGGGAAGGGGGACCGTCACACAGGAGCTCAGAAATTACTGCAGGAGTTTGGT GCTAGCAGTGCTGTGTCCAGGGCGTCACCACCAAGGCGCCCTTCTGGTGGAGAACGGCGTGCAGGAGCTGGAGAGGCGCGCCTTCCATGATCACGGCCCCAGTCAG GTAAAATACTGCTGGAGTTTTGCCTCGTCCTTGTGCATTATCCTCGAGCGCCTAG GTTGGGTTCCCTCCGCGCAGTGA